The sequence TGATGCTCAAGGGAAGCTCAGCCGCGGACGCCTTCGGCGAAGTCATCAAGCGTCATTTCTGATGCGTTTGCTGCGGCCTTGCAGCGCGCCGGGCCGCACTATCTTGCTGTACATATTCGCCGCCGCATGGCTGGCATAATGACCGGATCGCAATTCCCTTCAAAGGAAGCAGACATGATCAGGGCAATCATCTTCACCATCGCCTTCACCACCATTGCGCTACCCGCCCGGGCCAACTGCGCGGTCGCCGATGCGCTGATCAGCCATTACGGCATTTCCTTCTCCGGTTTCACCCTAACCCTGCCGCGCGTCAGCCTGCCGGCAGAACAGCAAAGCCGGCCGCAAGCCTTGCTGACATTGGAGCTGCCCAACCGGAACGGTCACGTCAGCGACGGCTTTTCTCATACTGCCTTGATCAATACCGAGCAGAAGCGAGTCTGGATCTTGCGTACCGGCGGCTTCGCCGGGGTCTACCAGTGGTATGGTCCGGTGGCGTTGCCGGCCGTGGATTTCGCCGGCTGCAAAACCGAAGCGGGCGGCATGCCGCAGCCGGCCGGGGGCGCCGGCTGAAGCAGGATTGCCGAGGATGTCAGCGTTCGGCCCGCAGCTGGTAGTAGGCCAGGAACATGTCTACTGCCGAATCCACCACCTCTTGCTGCATCTCGGCGCTCAGCGGCGGCTGGCCCAAGGTAATCTGCGGCCAGAACGCAAAAGTTTTCAGCAGGCTCTGCAGCTGATGCGCGGCGAATGCCGGATCGACGGCTTTCAGCCGGCCGTCAGCCTGCGCCGCGACGATCCAGGTGTTGACGCCTTCTTCCCGCTGGCCCATCCTCGCCAACATGTCCTGGGTCCGTTCCGGCGAATGGATGGCGGCCGCAATGGCGACCCGCGCCAGGTCGAGGAAGTTGCTGTCGTTGAGCATGCGCATCTTCGATTGCAGCAGTTCGCGCAGCTGCCCGCGCAGGGGTTTGGCGGGGCGATAGCTGAGAGCGCTTTGCTCCTCGCTGGTCTGCCACAGCCGGGTCAGGATTTCCGCAAACAGTTCTTCCTTGCCGGGGAAATGGTTGTAGACCGTGCGCTTGGAGACTTCGGCGCGGGCAGCGATCTTGTCCATGCTGGTGGTTTCGAAGCCGTTGCTGCGGAATTCGGCGATAGCCGCCTGGACGATGGCTTCGCGCTTGCGGTCGGTGAGACGCGGAACAGTGCTCATGTTGTATCTCGGGAGGGGGGATTTTGAATTGTACACCAATCAGTTTACTTTTTAAAAAATAGAAACTACACTGCATGGTGTAATTATTTGCCGAACATGCGGCTATCGAGAACGGGACAGGCAATGAAAGTAATACTGTTTGGCGCCAGCGGCATGGTCGGGCAAGGCGTGCTGCGCGAGTGCCTGCTGGATGACGGCATCGCAGAAATCCTGGTGGTCGGCCGCGCGCCGCTGGCCATTGCCAGCGACAAGCTGCGCCAGATCGTGCTGCCCGATCTCAACCGCCTGGCCGAGCATGCCGGCGCCTTGCAGGATATCGACGCCTGCTTCCTTTGCCTCGGCGTATCGTCCGCCGGCATGACTGAAGCGCGCTACAGCGCGCTGACCTACGATCTCACGCTGACCATCGCCAGCACAGTGGCGGCCGCCAGCCCAGGCCTGACGCTGACGTATGTATCCGGCGCCGGCACCGATTCCAGCGAACACGGCAGCAGCATTTGGGCGCGGGTCAAGGGGCGCACCGAAAACGCCTTGCTGCGTTTGCCGGTCAAGGCCGCCTTCATGTTCCGTCCGGGCGTGATCCAGCCGTTGCACGGGGTGGTCTCCAAGACCCGTTCCTACCGCCTGCTCTACCTGTTCGCCGGGCCGTTGCTGCCGCTGCTGAAGCGGCTCTTCCCCAGGCACATCACCAGCACCGAGCAGATCGGCCGCGCCATGATCAGGCTGGCGCGCCAGGGCGGTCCCAGGCAAGTGCTGGAAGCCGCCGACATCAACGCCCTGTAGAACTTCTGCTGCCAGCTCAAGGCAGGCCGTTACGGCCATGCCGCAAAAAGCCGGGACGCAGGCTGAGTCGTTCAAAATAGGCGCTCACAGCCGGGTAATCGGCATGCTGCATGGGCGTCATCAGCCAGCGGTTGACCGACAGGCCGAGCGGCACATCGGCCAGCGTGAAGCGGTCGCCCAGCACGTAGGCGCTGGTAGCCGCCAGCTGTTGTTCCAGGATGCCGATGTGGCGTGACCAGCTGGCCAGCGAAGCCGCCAGCGCCGCGGCATCGTTGTAATCGGGATTTTTGCGGACCAGCGCCACGAACGCGTAGCGCCAGGAATTGTTCAGTTCGGTCGCCTGCCAGTCCATCCATTGCTCAACCCGGGCCCGCTCGCGCGGCGCCGCCGGCAGCAGTCGGCCATCGCCATAGGCCGTTGCCAGGTAGCGGATGATGGCATTCGATTCCCACAAAACGAAATCGCCGTCGCGGATGACCGGCACCATGGCGTTCGGATTCAAGGCCAGGTAATCGGAGCTGTCGGTGGCGCGAAAGCCGCTGCCCCAGTCCTCCCGTTCAAACGGCAAGCCCAGTTCATCGCAGGTCCAGAGCACTTTGCGGACGTTGATGGACGATGCTTTTCCAAGAATTTTCAGCATGAGAGCTCTCTTTTTTTGTCGCAAATACGGATTTTTGTGCTACAGATATATACCGCTGCACGCGGAATTTTAAAAGCAATTTGTCTGAAACCCGCGATTGCGGTAGTCTACATCGCCGATTCCAAGCAAATACGGTGCTAGAATTTGCAACTCACCACTTTTTTTGAGGATTTAACGAAATGAACAAAACCGAATTGATCGACGCCATTGCTACCGACTGCGAAATCTCGAAGGCCGCTGCACAGCGCGCACTGGAGTCCGTCGTGGACAATGTGATCAAGGCTGTTACCAAAGGCAGTACTGTTCAATTGATTGGATTTGGTTCGTTCTCTTCCGGTAAGCGCGCCGCTCGTGTCGGCCGCAACCCACGTACCGGCGAAGCAATCAAGATCGCTGCTGCCAAGACTGTGAAATTCACAGCTGGTAAAGCATTCAAAGATGCTGTGAACAAGAAGAAGAAATAATGTAACAATCGTCATTCAGCCCGGCTGAGTGCCAGCCCCTTGAAGCAATTCATGGGGTTTTTTTTCGCCTCTCGGTTTGTGTCGGCGACCTGTGCAGGCCGCCATGGCCATCGCTGATTGCCGATCCGTTTCCTGGCAGCCGGGTCAGTCGCCCGCGTTTTCCTGAAGTTCCGCCAGTACATCGGCGGCTTGCGCAGTGAGTGCTCCGCGCGCCGTCATGGCGGCCACAAACTCCCTGTATTGCTGTTCAAAGCCGCTCACCGGACTCATGCAATCGGTCACCAGCACCAGTTTTGCCATGTGCTGTGGGCCGAAGTGTTCGGCGATATGTTCGGTGGTCGCTTTCACGCAATGGCTGCCGGCTTCGCCGGTGATATAGATGCGCTCGGCGCTGGCCAGGCTGTCCAGGAAGGTCTGGTTCGACTGCGTCAGCGCGTCGTCCGGATCCGGCACTTCGGCCTGCACGGCGGAATAGTGTTCGGTCCACGGGTTGCTGCCCTTGCTGATCTTGGCGACGCTGTGCAAGGTCTGTTCTTCCCAGCGGTTGTAGGCGCGCCGCACATCGGTGTGGACATTGTGTCCCCATGAACCGATTTCGCAATGTACAGGCCAGATCATCAGCTGGTAGCGTCCCGCGGCTTCCAGCTGGTCCAGGTAATGCAGCAGCCGCGGCAACGCAGC comes from Collimonas pratensis and encodes:
- a CDS encoding HU family DNA-binding protein; protein product: MNKTELIDAIATDCEISKAAAQRALESVVDNVIKAVTKGSTVQLIGFGSFSSGKRAARVGRNPRTGEAIKIAAAKTVKFTAGKAFKDAVNKKKK
- a CDS encoding TetR/AcrR family transcriptional regulator — protein: MSTVPRLTDRKREAIVQAAIAEFRSNGFETTSMDKIAARAEVSKRTVYNHFPGKEELFAEILTRLWQTSEEQSALSYRPAKPLRGQLRELLQSKMRMLNDSNFLDLARVAIAAAIHSPERTQDMLARMGQREEGVNTWIVAAQADGRLKAVDPAFAAHQLQSLLKTFAFWPQITLGQPPLSAEMQQEVVDSAVDMFLAYYQLRAER
- a CDS encoding epimerase, whose protein sequence is MKVILFGASGMVGQGVLRECLLDDGIAEILVVGRAPLAIASDKLRQIVLPDLNRLAEHAGALQDIDACFLCLGVSSAGMTEARYSALTYDLTLTIASTVAAASPGLTLTYVSGAGTDSSEHGSSIWARVKGRTENALLRLPVKAAFMFRPGVIQPLHGVVSKTRSYRLLYLFAGPLLPLLKRLFPRHITSTEQIGRAMIRLARQGGPRQVLEAADINAL
- a CDS encoding glutathione S-transferase family protein, which produces MLKILGKASSINVRKVLWTCDELGLPFEREDWGSGFRATDSSDYLALNPNAMVPVIRDGDFVLWESNAIIRYLATAYGDGRLLPAAPRERARVEQWMDWQATELNNSWRYAFVALVRKNPDYNDAAALAASLASWSRHIGILEQQLAATSAYVLGDRFTLADVPLGLSVNRWLMTPMQHADYPAVSAYFERLSLRPGFLRHGRNGLP